A region of Salvia splendens isolate huo1 chromosome 17, SspV2, whole genome shotgun sequence DNA encodes the following proteins:
- the LOC121774729 gene encoding rho GDP-dissociation inhibitor 1-like isoform X2, whose translation MSLAVGVATSSKEMGFDDNNKGDGEEGNPVHNPEPETEDEDEDDAEAKIQLGPQCTLKELSEKDKDDESLRRWKEQLLGSVDINSVGETLDPEVKIVSLTIKTAGRDDIVLPIPEDGNPKSPWFVLKEGSKYNLVFTFQVSNNIVAGFKYKNNVWKTGIKVDNTKEMIGTFSPQPEPYTHVMPEETTPSGIFARGSYSAKTQGVGSSIAAALAFLWCLRYE comes from the exons ATGTCTTTGGCTGTTGGAGTTGCTACGAGTTCAAAAGAGATGGGGTTTGATGATAACAACAAGGGTGATGGTGAAGAGGGCAACCCGGTTCATAACCCGGAACCCGAAACCGAGGATGAAGACGAGGATGATGCCGAAGCCAAAATTCAGTTGGGGCCTCAGTGCACTCTCAAGGAGTTGTCTGAAAAGGACAAG GATGATGAGAGTTTGAGAAGATGGAAGGAACAGCTTCTTGGAAGTGTGGATATCAATTCTGTTGGAG AAACACTTGATCCAGAAGTGAAAATCGTGAGCTTGACGATTAAAACTGCTGGTAGGGATGATATTGTTCTTCCGATCCCCGAGGATGGGAACCCGAAAAGCCCGTGGTTCGTACTGAAAGAGGGAAGCAAGTACAACCTGGTATTCACGTTCCAGGTTAGCAACAATATTGTAGCCGGCTTCAAGTACAAAAACAATGTCTGGAAAACTGGCATTAAAG TGGACAACACGAAAGAGATGATCGGAACCTTCAGCCCTCAGCCGGAACCTTATACACATGTAATGCCGGAAGAGACTACACCTTCTGGAATTTTCGCTAGAGGTTCATATTCAGCAAAAACTCAG GGTGTTGGATCTTCCATTGCTGCTGCTTTAGCATTTTTGTGGTGTTTAAGATATGAATAA
- the LOC121774729 gene encoding rho GDP-dissociation inhibitor 1-like isoform X1, which translates to MSLAVGVATSSKEMGFDDNNKGDGEEGNPVHNPEPETEDEDEDDAEAKIQLGPQCTLKELSEKDKDDESLRRWKEQLLGSVDINSVGETLDPEVKIVSLTIKTAGRDDIVLPIPEDGNPKSPWFVLKEGSKYNLVFTFQVSNNIVAGFKYKNNVWKTGIKVDNTKEMIGTFSPQPEPYTHVMPEETTPSGIFARGSYSAKTQFLDDDKRCYLELNYSFEIKKEWPQT; encoded by the exons ATGTCTTTGGCTGTTGGAGTTGCTACGAGTTCAAAAGAGATGGGGTTTGATGATAACAACAAGGGTGATGGTGAAGAGGGCAACCCGGTTCATAACCCGGAACCCGAAACCGAGGATGAAGACGAGGATGATGCCGAAGCCAAAATTCAGTTGGGGCCTCAGTGCACTCTCAAGGAGTTGTCTGAAAAGGACAAG GATGATGAGAGTTTGAGAAGATGGAAGGAACAGCTTCTTGGAAGTGTGGATATCAATTCTGTTGGAG AAACACTTGATCCAGAAGTGAAAATCGTGAGCTTGACGATTAAAACTGCTGGTAGGGATGATATTGTTCTTCCGATCCCCGAGGATGGGAACCCGAAAAGCCCGTGGTTCGTACTGAAAGAGGGAAGCAAGTACAACCTGGTATTCACGTTCCAGGTTAGCAACAATATTGTAGCCGGCTTCAAGTACAAAAACAATGTCTGGAAAACTGGCATTAAAG TGGACAACACGAAAGAGATGATCGGAACCTTCAGCCCTCAGCCGGAACCTTATACACATGTAATGCCGGAAGAGACTACACCTTCTGGAATTTTCGCTAGAGGTTCATATTCAGCAAAAACTCAG TTCCTGGATGATGACAAAAGATGCTACCTGGAGCTTAATTATAGTTTCGAGATCAAGAAAGAGTGGCCGCAGACATAA